Proteins encoded by one window of Moorella humiferrea:
- a CDS encoding decaprenyl-phosphate phosphoribosyltransferase: MGLLETSGGAQAIMSRYFWRYLFLSLRPKQWTKNAFVFAAILFSRHLLDIPLLVRTIQVFVIFCLLSGGTYIINDLVDRERDRYHPRKKHRPIAAGLLAPLPAAAAAAITLAGSLAWAFALSWQVGLVSLAYALQTVAYSFYFKNMVLVDVFVVALGFVLRVAAGAAAVMVPVSAWLFITVILLALFLALCKRRHELLLLDNATDHRGILAEYSMGLLDQLIATVTSATVVVYAIYTFIGAARPQLMYTVPLVLFGICRYLYLTYHRQDGGEPESLVLKDKPLAATVLLWVAGCFAILYL; encoded by the coding sequence ATGGGCCTACTGGAAACCTCCGGCGGAGCGCAGGCTATAATGAGCCGCTACTTCTGGCGCTATCTTTTTTTGAGTCTGCGTCCCAAACAGTGGACGAAAAACGCCTTTGTCTTTGCCGCCATCCTTTTTTCCCGTCACCTGCTGGACATCCCCCTCCTGGTACGCACCATCCAGGTGTTTGTTATTTTTTGCCTCCTGTCCGGAGGCACCTACATAATTAATGACCTGGTCGATCGGGAAAGGGACCGCTACCATCCCCGCAAGAAGCACCGTCCCATTGCCGCCGGCCTGCTGGCTCCCCTGCCGGCCGCCGCGGCGGCCGCCATCACCCTGGCCGGCAGCCTCGCCTGGGCCTTCGCTTTGAGCTGGCAAGTGGGCCTGGTAAGCCTCGCCTATGCCCTGCAGACGGTGGCCTATTCCTTTTATTTTAAAAATATGGTCCTCGTCGACGTTTTTGTAGTCGCCCTAGGCTTTGTTTTACGGGTAGCGGCCGGGGCGGCGGCCGTTATGGTCCCCGTCTCGGCCTGGTTGTTCATTACCGTTATCCTTCTGGCCCTCTTTCTGGCTTTATGTAAACGCCGCCATGAACTGCTCCTCCTGGACAACGCGACCGACCACCGGGGCATTTTGGCCGAATATTCCATGGGACTCCTGGACCAGCTCATCGCCACCGTCACCTCGGCTACCGTTGTCGTCTATGCCATCTATACCTTTATCGGCGCCGCCCGGCCCCAGCTGATGTATACCGTACCCTTGGTCCTCTTCGGCATCTGCCGGTACCTGTACCTGACCTACCACCGCCAGGACGGCGGCGAACCGGAAAGCCTGGTCCTCAAAGATAAACCCCTGGCAGCCACCGTCCTCCTGTGGGTGGCTGGCTGTTTCGCCATCCTCTACTTGTAG
- the argF gene encoding ornithine carbamoyltransferase, producing the protein MKTDLRGKHLITLQEWTKEEIDTVLDIAYDLKRRKALGEKHRLLEDKTFYMLFFENSTRTRNAFETGMTQLGGHAIFLTPSETQIGHGETAKDTVEVLSRFGDGLGVRYCTYKKGNAYIRELAKHSRIPVLNMQCDMYHPTQALADIMTIQEKFGKNTRGLNFTISWTYAPNYIRPLSMPQSLILLMPRFGMNVTLAHPPEFHLLPEIVEQAKKNAEENGVEFRIVHDMDEACKGAHVIYAKSWGPIAYTGSREEGLDLIEKYNTWVMDGRRMKLGQKDAIYMHCMPADRGVEVTEEVMDGPQSVIYDEAENRLHTIKALLAATMG; encoded by the coding sequence ATGAAAACCGATTTACGGGGTAAGCACCTCATTACCCTGCAGGAATGGACCAAAGAAGAAATCGATACGGTGCTGGATATCGCCTATGATTTAAAAAGGCGCAAAGCCCTGGGAGAAAAACACCGCCTCCTCGAAGACAAAACCTTCTACATGCTTTTCTTTGAAAACTCCACCCGCACCCGCAACGCCTTCGAAACCGGCATGACCCAGCTGGGCGGGCACGCCATATTCCTGACTCCTTCGGAAACCCAGATTGGCCACGGCGAGACGGCCAAGGACACGGTGGAGGTTTTAAGCCGCTTTGGCGACGGTCTGGGTGTGCGCTACTGCACTTATAAAAAAGGTAACGCCTATATCCGGGAGCTGGCCAAACATTCCCGCATCCCCGTCCTCAACATGCAGTGCGATATGTACCATCCCACCCAGGCTCTGGCCGACATCATGACCATACAGGAGAAGTTCGGCAAAAACACCAGGGGCCTCAATTTCACCATCAGCTGGACCTACGCCCCCAATTACATCCGTCCCCTGTCCATGCCCCAGTCCCTGATCCTGTTGATGCCCAGGTTCGGCATGAACGTCACCCTGGCCCATCCGCCCGAGTTCCACCTGCTCCCGGAGATCGTGGAACAGGCGAAGAAAAATGCGGAAGAGAACGGCGTAGAGTTTCGCATCGTCCACGACATGGACGAAGCCTGTAAAGGCGCCCACGTTATTTATGCCAAGAGCTGGGGTCCCATCGCCTATACCGGCAGCAGGGAAGAAGGCCTAGACCTCATTGAAAAATACAATACCTGGGTCATGGACGGCCGCCGCATGAAGTTGGGCCAGAAGGATGCCATCTACATGCACTGCATGCCGGCCGACCGGGGTGTTGAAGTGACGGAAGAAGTTATGGACGGCCCGCAGTCGGTAATCTACGACGAAGCCGAAAACCGCCTGCACACCATTAAGGCCCTGCTGGCGGCCACTATGGGGTAA
- the hydA gene encoding dihydropyrimidinase — translation MDLVLKGGLVVTAERVEEADVAVKDGKIAAVGPDLPPEGAEVRDVTGRYLFPGVIDAHVHYWMAIGDLVTADDWFTGTRLAACGGVTTVIDYAEPASPAEPLTASLERRLKEAGEQACVDYGLHQVVLPGHEDDERELAAVVARGVPSFKVFTTYNQRLSLDAIGRLLEKARRLGALVTVHCEDHGIITARKEELIAAGKTDPAYHALSRPETAEVKAIRDVIALAGKAGASVYIVHVSTGGGAAAIAAARGEGRPVYGETCPHYLLLTAEKYAGPEGRLYLMCPPLRTAGDNEELWRHLAAGSLQVVATDHCSYTPRQKNAGTAFYNTPSGVPGTETLLPLLYSFGVRSGRLTLPQMVKVLATNPARLFGLYPRKGDLAPGSDADIVVFNPRKEVVLTAAHLHSAAGYTIFEGFPLQGYPEATYLRGRLIYEGGRFLGRAGDGCFIPGRR, via the coding sequence GTGGACCTCGTGCTAAAGGGCGGGTTGGTGGTCACCGCCGAGCGGGTCGAGGAGGCCGACGTGGCCGTTAAAGACGGAAAAATTGCCGCCGTGGGTCCGGATCTGCCGCCAGAAGGCGCGGAAGTTCGGGATGTGACCGGTAGATATCTTTTTCCCGGAGTTATAGATGCCCATGTTCACTATTGGATGGCCATCGGCGACCTCGTGACGGCCGACGACTGGTTCACCGGCACGCGGCTGGCCGCCTGCGGCGGTGTGACTACCGTTATCGACTATGCCGAGCCGGCAAGCCCGGCGGAACCCCTTACCGCCTCCCTGGAGAGGCGCCTGAAGGAAGCCGGGGAGCAGGCCTGCGTCGATTACGGCCTGCATCAGGTGGTCCTGCCCGGCCATGAAGATGATGAAAGGGAGCTGGCGGCCGTCGTCGCCAGGGGTGTTCCCAGCTTCAAGGTCTTTACCACCTACAACCAGCGCTTGAGCCTCGACGCCATCGGCCGCCTCCTTGAAAAAGCGCGCCGCCTCGGAGCCCTGGTAACGGTTCACTGCGAAGATCACGGGATCATTACCGCCAGGAAAGAAGAGCTGATCGCTGCCGGCAAGACAGATCCGGCCTACCATGCGTTAAGCCGCCCGGAAACGGCGGAGGTCAAGGCCATCCGGGACGTCATCGCCCTGGCCGGAAAAGCGGGGGCTTCCGTATATATCGTCCACGTCTCCACCGGCGGCGGCGCGGCGGCCATTGCCGCCGCCCGCGGGGAAGGACGGCCGGTCTACGGCGAGACCTGCCCCCATTACCTGCTCCTGACCGCGGAGAAGTATGCCGGGCCGGAAGGCCGCCTGTACCTCATGTGCCCGCCTTTGAGGACGGCAGGCGACAACGAGGAGCTGTGGCGGCACTTGGCCGCCGGTTCCCTGCAGGTGGTGGCCACCGATCACTGCAGTTATACCCCGAGGCAGAAAAATGCCGGTACGGCCTTTTATAATACCCCCTCCGGAGTACCCGGAACGGAAACCCTGTTACCCCTCCTTTATTCCTTTGGCGTCCGCAGTGGCCGCCTGACCCTGCCCCAGATGGTAAAGGTGCTGGCCACCAACCCGGCCCGCCTTTTCGGCCTCTACCCCCGGAAAGGGGACCTTGCCCCCGGCAGCGACGCCGACATCGTCGTTTTCAACCCCCGCAAAGAAGTCGTTCTTACGGCGGCGCATCTGCATTCGGCGGCCGGTTATACTATCTTTGAAGGTTTCCCCCTGCAGGGCTACCCGGAGGCGACCTACCTGCGCGGCCGGCTTATTTACGAAGGAGGACGGTTCCTGGGCCGGGCCGGGGACGGCTGCTTTATCCCCGGGAGGCGCTGA
- a CDS encoding threonine synthase — protein sequence MSNVSQLRCINCGRTYQPRPGLYTCPACGPVDGILDVEYDYDYINKAISKKNLAADREPSMWRYRPFLPVAQEGTLPPLRVGWSPLYRAGRLASELGLKELYIKDDGINPTASLKDRPSAVAVARALAEGAKVVACSSTGNAASSLAGAAASVGLKAMIFVPGRAPQGKVAQLLIFGATVISVQGTYEDAFRLSAAAIAEHGWYNRNAAINPYLVEGKKTVCLEVAEQLQWEVPDWVVLAVGDGCTMAGAWKAWVDLKKAGWIDRLPRMLGVQAEGCCPITRAFREGTRVRPMEENTLADSIAVGVPRNPEKALRAVRDSGGTMINVSDDEILAAMGVLGRTCGVFGEPAGVAGTAGLIKAVREGIIKPDERVVVLVTGNGLKDVANAIKAAGEPIRVEPSLEALHKALKDLKLPN from the coding sequence GTGAGCAACGTTAGCCAGTTACGCTGTATCAACTGCGGCCGGACTTATCAGCCCCGTCCCGGCCTGTATACCTGTCCCGCCTGCGGGCCGGTCGACGGCATTCTCGATGTGGAATATGATTATGATTATATCAATAAAGCCATATCTAAAAAGAACCTGGCGGCCGACAGGGAGCCTTCCATGTGGCGCTACCGTCCCTTTCTGCCGGTGGCCCAGGAAGGAACCCTGCCGCCCCTGCGTGTGGGGTGGAGCCCCCTCTACCGTGCCGGGCGCCTGGCGTCGGAGCTGGGCTTAAAGGAGCTATACATTAAAGACGACGGTATCAACCCTACCGCTTCTTTAAAGGATCGTCCCTCGGCGGTGGCCGTGGCCCGGGCCCTGGCCGAAGGAGCGAAGGTTGTTGCCTGTTCTTCCACCGGCAACGCCGCGTCCTCCCTGGCGGGGGCGGCGGCTTCCGTGGGTCTTAAGGCTATGATCTTCGTCCCCGGGCGGGCGCCCCAGGGCAAGGTGGCCCAGCTCTTGATTTTCGGGGCTACGGTCATCAGCGTCCAGGGCACCTATGAGGACGCCTTCCGCCTGTCAGCGGCGGCCATTGCCGAACACGGCTGGTATAACCGCAATGCCGCCATCAATCCCTATCTGGTGGAGGGGAAGAAAACCGTCTGCCTCGAGGTGGCTGAACAGCTGCAGTGGGAGGTGCCCGACTGGGTGGTCCTGGCGGTGGGCGACGGCTGCACCATGGCCGGGGCCTGGAAGGCCTGGGTAGACCTGAAAAAGGCCGGATGGATTGACAGGCTGCCGCGGATGCTTGGTGTCCAGGCCGAAGGCTGCTGCCCCATCACCCGCGCCTTCCGGGAGGGCACCAGGGTGCGTCCCATGGAAGAAAACACCCTGGCCGACAGCATTGCCGTCGGCGTACCCCGTAATCCGGAAAAGGCCCTGCGGGCGGTGCGGGACTCCGGCGGAACCATGATCAACGTCAGCGACGACGAGATTCTGGCGGCCATGGGGGTTCTGGGCCGCACCTGCGGCGTTTTCGGCGAACCTGCCGGGGTGGCCGGCACGGCCGGCCTCATCAAGGCCGTTCGGGAAGGCATCATTAAACCGGATGAAAGGGTCGTCGTTCTGGTGACCGGCAACGGCCTCAAGGATGTGGCCAACGCCATCAAGGCCGCCGGTGAACCCATCCGGGTGGAGCCCTCCCTGGAAGCCCTGCATAAAGCACTAAAGGATCTAAAATTGCCCAATTAA
- the xdh gene encoding selenium-dependent xanthine dehydrogenase, whose translation MRIELQVNGQRRAVEVRPDATLLEVLREDLRLTGAKNGCGEGTCGACTVIMGGKAVRACRTPVVKAADQEIITVEGLSPREKEVYAFAFTAAGAVQCGFCTPGMVMEAKALLDRQPDPTEDEIRQAFKVHLCRCTGYQKIIDAVRLAGRVLRGEIEPWAGEPAGMGKAFFRPDARAKVLGEAIFVDDMQVSGMLYGAVFRLPCARAKVKAIDVTAAKKQPGVVAVLTAEDIPGERYQGHIFKDWPALIAVGEETRYAGDALALVAARTLKEARAALDYIKVDYEELPPLTTPAEAMAPGAPALHPRGNILSETVVRKGDPEAALKSCAHVVTRTYTTPFTEHAFLEPESALAVPEEDGITVYTGTQGVYEIHTQLVSLLNLPPDKVRVVNKCVGGGFGGKEDLSVQHHAALLAWATRQPVKLTWTRRESILCHPKRHAMTITMTTGCDEKGNLVALVADLVADTGAYASLGAQVLQRACTHATGPYRIPHVSIRGRAVYTNNPPAGAFRGFGVPQSNFAIESQLNILAEAVGLSPWQIRWQNALEPGDTLGTRQVVGPDIGLKDTLLAVKEAFESSPHAGIACGFKNVGLGVGTKDVGRARLEVRDGRVKIYSGAACMGQGLEAVLIQIVAETTGLSADSIDCILSDTALTPDAGCTTASRQSLFTGEATRRAAAELATALKGRNLAELEGQVFHGEFSGVTDPLDSDKEHPVTHVGYSYATQVVILDEEGRVAKVVAAYDVGRAVNPLNLEGQIEGGIVMGLGYALTEDFPVKDGIPLRQTLGRLGLLRSHQIPRMEVHLIEKGGTPYAYGAKGIGELATIPTAAAVAGAYYRRDGKVRLSLPLEDTPYTRK comes from the coding sequence ATGCGGATAGAATTACAGGTTAACGGCCAGCGACGGGCGGTCGAGGTTCGCCCCGATGCCACCTTGCTGGAAGTCTTGCGGGAAGATCTGCGACTGACGGGGGCTAAAAACGGCTGCGGCGAAGGTACCTGCGGCGCCTGTACCGTAATCATGGGCGGCAAAGCGGTCCGGGCCTGCCGCACACCCGTCGTCAAGGCGGCCGATCAGGAGATCATTACCGTCGAGGGCCTGAGCCCCCGGGAGAAGGAAGTTTACGCCTTTGCCTTCACGGCGGCCGGGGCGGTACAGTGCGGCTTCTGCACGCCGGGGATGGTCATGGAAGCCAAAGCCCTCCTCGACCGGCAGCCGGACCCGACGGAGGATGAAATCCGCCAGGCCTTCAAGGTCCATCTCTGCCGCTGCACCGGCTACCAGAAGATAATAGACGCCGTGCGCCTGGCCGGCCGTGTTTTAAGGGGTGAAATCGAGCCATGGGCAGGGGAGCCCGCCGGCATGGGCAAAGCCTTTTTCCGGCCGGACGCCAGGGCCAAGGTTTTGGGCGAAGCCATCTTTGTTGACGATATGCAGGTTTCGGGGATGCTTTACGGCGCCGTTTTCCGTCTGCCCTGCGCCCGGGCGAAGGTGAAAGCCATTGACGTTACGGCAGCCAAAAAACAGCCCGGGGTGGTGGCCGTCCTGACGGCAGAGGATATACCGGGAGAACGCTACCAGGGACACATCTTTAAAGATTGGCCGGCATTGATAGCCGTAGGCGAAGAAACACGTTATGCGGGCGACGCCCTGGCCCTGGTGGCCGCCCGTACCCTAAAGGAAGCCAGGGCGGCGCTGGACTACATCAAAGTAGATTACGAAGAACTGCCCCCCCTGACTACGCCCGCAGAGGCCATGGCCCCGGGAGCTCCGGCCCTGCACCCGCGCGGTAATATCTTGAGCGAAACTGTGGTCAGGAAAGGCGATCCGGAAGCGGCGTTAAAATCCTGCGCCCACGTGGTAACCCGTACCTACACCACGCCCTTCACGGAACACGCCTTCCTGGAGCCGGAAAGCGCCCTGGCGGTGCCGGAAGAAGACGGCATTACTGTTTATACCGGCACCCAGGGGGTTTATGAGATTCATACCCAGCTGGTCTCCCTCCTGAACCTGCCGCCGGACAAAGTGCGGGTGGTCAACAAATGTGTCGGCGGCGGTTTTGGCGGCAAGGAGGATTTGAGCGTGCAGCATCACGCCGCCCTCCTGGCCTGGGCAACCCGGCAGCCGGTGAAATTGACCTGGACGCGGCGGGAAAGCATCCTCTGTCACCCCAAACGCCATGCCATGACCATAACCATGACCACCGGGTGTGACGAAAAAGGCAATCTGGTGGCCCTGGTGGCCGATCTGGTGGCCGACACCGGCGCCTACGCCTCCCTGGGAGCCCAGGTGTTACAGCGGGCCTGTACCCACGCCACCGGTCCTTACCGCATACCCCATGTATCCATTCGCGGCCGGGCCGTTTATACCAACAACCCCCCTGCCGGCGCCTTTCGCGGTTTCGGGGTGCCCCAGTCCAACTTTGCCATCGAGAGCCAGCTGAATATCCTGGCAGAGGCCGTCGGCCTTTCCCCCTGGCAAATCCGCTGGCAGAACGCCCTGGAACCGGGGGACACCTTAGGCACCAGGCAGGTGGTCGGCCCCGATATCGGTCTGAAAGACACTCTGCTGGCCGTCAAGGAAGCCTTTGAGAGCAGCCCCCATGCCGGCATCGCCTGTGGCTTTAAAAACGTAGGTTTGGGGGTAGGGACCAAAGACGTGGGCAGGGCCCGCCTGGAAGTCAGGGACGGTCGGGTAAAAATTTACTCCGGCGCCGCCTGCATGGGGCAGGGTTTGGAGGCGGTGCTTATCCAAATTGTCGCCGAAACCACCGGCCTGTCGGCCGACAGCATCGATTGCATCCTGTCGGATACGGCCCTTACCCCCGACGCCGGCTGCACCACGGCTTCCCGCCAGAGCCTTTTTACCGGGGAAGCGACTCGCCGGGCGGCGGCCGAACTGGCGACGGCCTTGAAAGGCCGTAACCTGGCCGAACTGGAGGGGCAGGTTTTCCACGGGGAATTTTCCGGCGTTACCGATCCCCTTGACTCCGACAAGGAGCATCCCGTGACCCACGTCGGTTACAGCTACGCCACCCAGGTGGTCATCCTGGATGAGGAGGGACGGGTGGCGAAGGTGGTGGCCGCCTATGACGTGGGCCGGGCCGTCAATCCCTTGAACCTCGAGGGCCAGATTGAAGGCGGGATCGTCATGGGCCTTGGTTATGCCCTGACGGAAGACTTCCCGGTAAAGGACGGCATCCCCCTGCGCCAGACCTTAGGAAGATTGGGACTCTTGCGCAGTCATCAGATACCCAGGATGGAGGTACACCTGATTGAAAAGGGTGGTACCCCTTACGCCTATGGCGCCAAGGGTATAGGCGAGCTGGCGACCATACCTACAGCGGCCGCCGTCGCCGGCGCCTACTACCGCCGTGACGGCAAAGTGCGTCTCTCCCTCCCCCTGGAGGATACGCCGTATACGAGGAAATAA
- a CDS encoding PLP-dependent cysteine synthase family protein: protein MGKIPFGPTFTEMCDPSQMDPAIRQRALKALKEDELDPINLFNITWKDENNQVRKMVLPPEVTGVDANIVVLLGRYFPSGSHKVGPAYATLIEGCVDGVIKPGEHTILGPSTGNFGIGVAYICRLLGFRAVVIMPDNMSKERYERIRKYGGELDLTPGTESDVILTLQRTHELKKDPRNYALAQFELLPNYRFHRHVTGNAAIEAVRGIGNGRIACFASAPGSAGTLAAGDQIKKAFPECKVAALEPYECSTLFNGGRGQHRIEGIGDKMCTLIHNVLNTDFIVLIHDEDTVRGLKVFQDGTEVLIKNGVKEADALALRDNFGPSGICNIIGAIKMAKYLRLGPGDNVVTIATDGFDRYHSVLENLAQRTLEIEDFVLERWFKDIFLKAHTHHIMDTRRPEAKERLFQQKEKDWLPFGYTKEYLDAMKSPSFWEDEYAKVEYYDAKIKELR, encoded by the coding sequence GTGGGAAAGATCCCCTTTGGCCCGACATTTACGGAAATGTGCGATCCGTCGCAGATGGATCCGGCAATCAGGCAGCGGGCCCTCAAAGCCCTTAAGGAAGACGAGCTGGATCCCATCAACCTCTTCAACATTACCTGGAAAGATGAAAACAACCAGGTGCGGAAAATGGTATTACCCCCGGAAGTGACGGGCGTGGATGCCAATATCGTCGTCCTGTTGGGCCGGTATTTTCCATCCGGTTCCCACAAGGTCGGTCCGGCCTACGCCACCCTGATCGAAGGTTGTGTGGACGGCGTCATTAAACCCGGGGAACATACCATCCTGGGACCCTCTACGGGCAATTTCGGCATCGGCGTGGCCTATATCTGTAGGCTCCTCGGCTTCCGGGCGGTGGTTATCATGCCCGACAACATGAGTAAAGAAAGGTATGAGCGCATCCGCAAGTACGGCGGCGAGCTGGACCTTACCCCCGGCACGGAATCCGACGTCATTTTGACCCTGCAGCGCACCCATGAACTGAAAAAGGATCCCAGGAATTACGCCCTGGCCCAATTTGAGCTGCTGCCCAATTACCGTTTCCACCGCCACGTTACCGGCAATGCCGCCATCGAGGCCGTTCGGGGGATCGGCAACGGCCGCATCGCCTGTTTTGCTTCGGCTCCCGGTTCGGCGGGGACCCTGGCTGCTGGCGATCAGATCAAGAAGGCCTTCCCGGAATGCAAAGTGGCGGCCCTCGAGCCCTATGAATGTTCCACCCTTTTTAACGGCGGCCGCGGTCAGCACCGCATTGAGGGCATCGGCGACAAGATGTGCACCCTCATCCATAACGTCCTCAATACTGACTTTATCGTCCTCATCCACGACGAAGACACCGTTCGCGGCTTGAAGGTCTTCCAGGACGGTACCGAAGTGCTGATCAAGAACGGTGTTAAAGAAGCCGACGCCCTGGCTTTACGCGACAACTTCGGACCTTCCGGCATTTGCAATATTATCGGCGCCATCAAGATGGCCAAATACCTGCGTTTGGGCCCCGGAGACAACGTGGTGACCATAGCCACCGACGGTTTCGACCGGTATCATTCCGTGCTGGAAAACCTGGCCCAGCGGACTCTGGAAATCGAAGACTTCGTCTTAGAGCGCTGGTTCAAAGACATTTTCCTCAAGGCCCATACCCATCATATTATGGACACCCGCCGGCCGGAAGCCAAGGAACGCCTCTTCCAGCAGAAAGAAAAGGATTGGTTGCCCTTTGGCTATACCAAGGAATACCTGGATGCGATGAAGAGCCCTTCCTTCTGGGAGGACGAGTACGCTAAAGTAGAATATTATGACGCTAAAATAAAGGAGCTGCGCTAA
- a CDS encoding phosphatidylglycerophosphatase A family protein: MAITWLERRGVTLDDIASLVYEVQRKYIPHLTMAACRESVERVLEKREVQNAIFTGIAIDELAEKGLLDEPLYTMLKNDDGLYGIDEILALSIVNIYGSIGFTNFGYLDKVKPGIIGVVNGQKNEKVNTFLDDLVAAVAAAASSRLAHRDRDGLL, translated from the coding sequence CTGGCCATAACCTGGTTGGAACGGCGGGGGGTAACCCTGGATGACATTGCTTCCCTGGTATATGAAGTCCAGCGCAAATACATCCCGCACCTTACCATGGCCGCCTGCCGCGAAAGCGTTGAGCGAGTGCTGGAAAAGCGGGAGGTCCAGAATGCCATCTTTACCGGCATAGCCATTGACGAGCTGGCGGAAAAGGGGCTTTTGGACGAACCTCTTTACACCATGCTGAAAAACGACGACGGCCTTTACGGCATCGATGAGATACTGGCCTTGAGCATCGTTAATATCTACGGTTCCATCGGTTTTACCAATTTCGGTTATCTGGACAAGGTCAAGCCGGGCATCATCGGCGTGGTCAACGGCCAAAAGAATGAGAAAGTCAATACCTTCCTCGACGACCTGGTGGCCGCCGTAGCCGCCGCCGCCTCCTCCCGCCTGGCCCACCGCGACCGCGACGGTTTACTGTAG
- the yqeB gene encoding selenium-dependent molybdenum cofactor biosynthesis protein YqeB, whose product MRQLVVIKGAGDLASGVAHRLYKAGFAVIMTEVPRPTAIRRTVAFAEAVYAGRVTVEGVTAGLAAGPEEALDKTRKGEIAILVDPEAKVIKALRPEIVVDAIMAKTNLGTRMDQAPIVIALGPGFIAGRDAHAVVETKRGHYLGRVIWEGEALPNTGIPGEVAGFSEERVLRAPADGVFKGLKTIGVAVTAGETVAVVGKVPLYARIDGVLRGILHDGLEVHKGMKVGDIDPRGERDYCFTISDKARAIAGGVLEAILHLLNL is encoded by the coding sequence ATGAGGCAACTGGTAGTTATCAAAGGAGCCGGAGATCTGGCCAGCGGTGTGGCCCACCGCCTTTATAAGGCAGGTTTTGCCGTAATCATGACGGAAGTCCCGCGGCCCACGGCAATCCGCCGGACCGTAGCCTTTGCCGAGGCGGTTTACGCCGGCAGGGTTACCGTGGAAGGGGTTACGGCCGGCCTGGCGGCCGGACCGGAAGAGGCTCTGGACAAAACCCGAAAGGGAGAAATTGCCATCCTGGTTGATCCCGAGGCAAAGGTAATCAAAGCATTACGGCCGGAGATTGTCGTTGATGCCATAATGGCTAAAACCAACTTGGGGACGAGGATGGATCAGGCTCCAATAGTCATCGCCCTGGGGCCGGGTTTTATCGCCGGTCGGGATGCCCATGCGGTTGTGGAGACCAAGCGCGGCCATTATCTCGGTCGGGTCATCTGGGAAGGCGAAGCCCTGCCCAATACCGGCATCCCGGGCGAGGTCGCAGGTTTTTCTGAAGAGAGGGTTTTAAGGGCCCCGGCGGATGGAGTGTTTAAGGGATTGAAGACAATAGGTGTTGCCGTAACTGCGGGCGAGACGGTGGCCGTGGTGGGTAAAGTGCCGTTATACGCCCGGATCGACGGTGTGCTGCGCGGCATCCTCCACGACGGGCTGGAAGTGCATAAGGGAATGAAGGTCGGCGACATCGATCCCCGCGGCGAACGGGATTACTGCTTTACCATTTCCGATAAAGCCCGGGCCATTGCCGGCGGCGTACTGGAGGCCATCTTACACTTATTAAATTTATGA